Proteins encoded by one window of Flavobacterium sp. N502540:
- a CDS encoding pyridoxal phosphate-dependent aminotransferase, giving the protein MITTAKRLDTVEEYYFSSKLREVRQLQSEGKPIINMGIGSPDLSPSKAVIEAVAAAIQEENGHGYQSYQGLPELRKGMADFYQNQFGVVLNPNNEILPLMGSKEGIMHISLAFLNEGDHVLIPNPGYPTYTSVTNLVGAVPVYYDLKEANAWEPDFEALEKLELEKVKLMWLGYPHMPTGARGSLTLFEKLVAFAKKHNILLVNDNPYSFVLNDNPMSLLQVEGAKDVALELNSLSKTFNMAGWRVGMVLGKPEIIDAVLKVKSNMDSGMFYGIQKGAVAALNCDKSWFEDQNVIYRRRRELTEKLAEKLGCEVYKEGVGLFVWAKLPEGIASAEKFIDEILYEKHIFITPGTIFGSNGEGYIRFSLCVKEEKVQEAIERF; this is encoded by the coding sequence ATGATCACAACAGCAAAACGATTAGATACAGTTGAAGAATACTACTTCTCCTCAAAATTGAGAGAAGTTCGTCAACTGCAATCTGAAGGAAAACCTATCATCAATATGGGCATCGGAAGCCCTGATTTGAGTCCGTCTAAAGCAGTAATTGAAGCGGTAGCCGCAGCAATTCAGGAGGAAAACGGGCATGGCTATCAAAGCTATCAGGGGTTGCCGGAATTGAGAAAAGGAATGGCTGATTTTTATCAGAATCAGTTTGGTGTTGTGTTGAATCCGAACAATGAGATTTTGCCTTTGATGGGTTCGAAAGAAGGAATTATGCACATTTCGTTAGCATTTTTAAATGAAGGCGATCATGTTTTAATTCCGAATCCGGGTTATCCGACCTATACTTCGGTAACCAATTTGGTTGGAGCAGTTCCGGTTTATTATGATTTGAAAGAAGCAAATGCGTGGGAGCCGGATTTTGAAGCTTTAGAAAAATTAGAGCTGGAGAAAGTAAAACTGATGTGGCTGGGGTATCCTCATATGCCAACGGGTGCAAGAGGAAGCTTGACGTTATTTGAAAAATTGGTTGCTTTTGCTAAAAAACACAACATACTATTGGTTAACGATAATCCGTATAGTTTTGTTTTAAATGATAATCCAATGAGTTTGCTGCAGGTTGAAGGGGCAAAGGATGTGGCTTTAGAATTGAATTCATTGAGTAAAACATTCAATATGGCCGGCTGGAGAGTTGGAATGGTTTTAGGGAAGCCTGAAATTATCGATGCTGTTTTGAAAGTAAAAAGCAATATGGACAGCGGTATGTTTTACGGAATTCAGAAAGGCGCCGTTGCAGCTTTAAATTGTGATAAAAGTTGGTTCGAAGATCAGAATGTAATTTACAGACGCCGTAGAGAATTAACAGAAAAATTAGCAGAGAAATTGGGCTGCGAAGTTTATAAAGAAGGTGTTGGACTATTTGTTTGGGCAAAACTTCCGGAAGGGATAGCGTCAGCAGAGAAGTTCATTGACGAAATATTATACGAGAAACATATTTTCATCACGCCAGGGACTATTTTCGGGAGCAACGGCGAAGGATACATCAGATTCTCATTGTGTGTAAAAGAAGAAAAAGTACAAGAAGCGATAGAGCGATTTTAA
- a CDS encoding prephenate dehydratase gives MTTKIAIQGIKGSFHHQVVKEYFSENVDIDECLSFEELIDSLLSGKSEQAVMAIENSIAGPIIPNYALIDKNNIHIIGEHYLNIHQNLMALEGQKIEDIKEVHSHPMALLQCMDFLKQYPNIKLVEDKDTAETARRIQEKQLTGIAAIASKTASEMYNLEIIAPEIQTIKNNMTRFVIIKKQNSFLPENEINRASIKFELDHKRGSLAAVLNVMSDCKLNLTKIQSLPKIETPWKYSFFVDVTFEKYEDFAKAKSLLNIMAEYFKVLGEYKNTKPLSES, from the coding sequence ATGACAACGAAAATTGCAATACAAGGTATAAAAGGATCTTTTCACCATCAGGTAGTGAAGGAGTATTTCTCTGAAAACGTGGATATTGATGAGTGTTTATCTTTTGAAGAATTAATTGACAGTCTACTTTCAGGAAAATCAGAGCAGGCAGTAATGGCTATTGAAAATTCGATTGCGGGGCCAATTATTCCAAATTATGCCTTGATTGATAAGAATAATATTCACATTATCGGAGAGCATTATTTGAATATTCACCAAAATTTAATGGCTTTAGAAGGTCAGAAAATTGAGGATATAAAAGAGGTTCATTCGCATCCGATGGCTTTATTACAATGCATGGATTTTTTGAAACAATATCCAAATATTAAATTGGTTGAGGATAAAGATACGGCCGAAACGGCAAGAAGAATTCAGGAAAAACAATTGACCGGAATTGCAGCGATCGCCAGTAAAACGGCTTCAGAAATGTATAATTTAGAAATTATCGCTCCTGAAATCCAAACCATCAAAAACAATATGACCCGCTTTGTAATCATTAAAAAGCAGAATTCTTTTTTGCCGGAAAATGAAATCAACAGAGCCTCAATTAAGTTTGAACTGGACCATAAAAGAGGAAGTCTGGCAGCGGTTTTAAATGTAATGAGTGACTGTAAATTGAATCTGACCAAAATTCAGTCGCTTCCAAAAATTGAAACACCCTGGAAATATTCGTTTTTCGTAGACGTGACCTTTGAGAAATACGAAGATTTTGCAAAAGCCAAATCGTTATTAAACATTATGGCAGAATATTTTAAAGTATTGGGAGAATACAAAAACACAAAACCTTTAAGTGAGTCTTAA